DNA from Zerene cesonia ecotype Mississippi chromosome 29, Zerene_cesonia_1.1, whole genome shotgun sequence:
TAATGATAAGAGAAAGGCAGAACAGTGTTTGCCAGGTGAGCtagtaatctatataaatattataaaactgaagagtttgtttgtttggttgaacatgctaatctcaagaactactggttcgatttggAAACTTCCTTCAGTATTAAGATAgcacatttattgaggaaagttatatatgctatataacatcatgtaCTTTGTGGGTAAAACAGCGGGGAATGGCTAGTAATATCTTTCTAATTTGTATGACAACaaagctatttaaaatttgatttcattCCCTTACATCAAACCCAGcacttgtaaaataaaagctcACCTCCTCAGATTCACTCTCCTCTGAAGCATCATCCTTTTCGTCAGAGCTCTCTTTGCGTTTCTTTCCCTTTGCCGGTGCTCGTTTTGGTGGTTTTTTGTCTTCTTCACtctaaaatataagttttaagtatatttccGTTTTAGACTAAactcgtatttatttattttttttaggtaaCCTATGATTCATTCTTCAATCAGTCAAGTGTTAACTGCCAGTGAAAATTtagttcaatatttttcagttCAAAATgagaatatacattttaaaaaaatatgaagaaaaaaaaaatagaaaatgtttgaTTGCAATGCAGGTCACAAGCCACCGTAAAAAAAGaagagaataattttataattttcctgTCATTTAGCTGAAGAAAATGCAtgaactatttaatataaaacctatTGGAGCTTTACTTACTTCCTCTGAACCCTCGGACTCATCAAATCCTTCTTCCTCTGATTCTTTACTGTTCACATAGTCCATTACAAGTTGGtcgattattttctttttctctgTCAGGTCTGTACCGAATACCTCCtccaatttttgtatgaccttcttAGTTGATGTTTTTGCCAAATTCGCATTTTGAAGGAtttctaaaacaatattttggtaaattagattcaattttttttatatatgtagttaaGATTAACTAGTTACAGtgtattgcaaaaaaattgcaaaaatagATCAATTTAACAGTTTCTCCCAATTTAGGGAAAACTTTTACTTCATGgaccattaaaataataataaaatgttagttaataatattcataacatcatattttattacattaagaaaaaaacaaaacttagtagtctaaatttaattaaaaagagacattgaatttataaaattaaaattagattgAGAATTCTTGCTGTAATTAATACTTGAATTCTTAAACAAAACGAAAGTGAATAATCTTAAATTTAGCTACAtagcatttttcttttttccttcaagaataatttaattaatatcagaaaatattggaaattattttactgaGCAATGGTAACACCGATTCGGTCTGAGACAGATTGCAAACAATATGGCGGCTTCATTAAAATTGACAAAACAATTAGTTCaatgaaagaaatttaatttatgattaaacaATTGCAGTTTACCCGAAATGCTTcagataaaaattgtttcaatatcAAGTGCGCGTTAACACgtacaaaaaattttaataaagatgcCGCCATTTCACCGTATCATACGTGGAGCATTGATGTAACAAGCAACgcattgcataaaaataaaccaccAGTAGACAGACCTAAATaggatataagaaataatggaGCTAGCTTAATAAAATCCGCACTACAAAGTGTAACAACTTTCACTTGAAACATTTTCGTATCGATGTAATACTATCAGAGATATTTTACTTTCAAGATACGAAAAAATTAACTTCTTTGGAACATTGTAGGGAAGCCATTACATGAAGCCTaaccaattttaatttcacggaaaatatgttttcgaTATAcctaaaaacgttaaaaattacacaaaaactttttaatttctactgAAGTAATTTACTTACTTGAAATTTCCTTTTCTAAGTCTTCTTTAGAAACGTCTGCCATTTTCTTGAAACAAGTATATACGAAGGAAGTATCAGCCACACAATAATATACCTACGCGCTAGATGCTACACGGCGCGCCGCGTCCCTACGAAATTTTACGAGAGCGCAGTCGTCGAAATTCGGCGGCATTTATTCCACCAATGATATCATAGCgcacaaattcaaataatgcgttctcatttaaataacagttccttatttttaaacttattatttagctattctaattatattggatactttttttcatgtccataattaaaacaatatttacttttttgacCAGGTGTAgctcataattattaattttatatcgaaatattATGATTGATCTCTGAACGAATTCATAATCGAGTCGAGTGTCAATTTGTCAAAACCATGTGTTGATCCttcaaaagttttatatgttcGCATTTGTTGATGAAACTATAAcctcaattttaaatattaaaattaactaaaactGTTTCAGTAATTGCGAACAAAGATGGCAAAGGTGAAAAATAAGCGAAACGCTGGATTAGCAGATAAAGTACATAAGAAAAAAGCTGATGCAACAAAGAAAAAGTTGAATCCATTCGAAGTTCACATAAATAGagagaaaataaaagttttgggtaaaaaatcaaaacatgaTCGCGGTCTACCGGGAGTTTCTCGGGCAAAAGCAATCCAGAAGGTAAATTTATTCACCTgagagtttaaataaaaaaaacgtattgcTTAACGCTTTTTTTGTCGacatgcttttatatttaacttcgTATAGTAACTATGATATTATTGTtagattatttcattaatcttTACGGTTAATTGATTCtgtgtatatacataattaaggtaaaataacaaaatttaaatacatctttATTTACTTCAGCGTAAAGAAACCTTAGGTACCGAAATGAAGTTaatcaacaaaacaaacacatttattgaTCGTCGTATCGGTGAAAAGAGTAACAACCTATCTGCTGAAGATCGTATGATAGCCAGATTTGCTGCGGAGAGGGCTAAACAGCACAGCAAGAAGAGTATTTACAATTTGGCAGATGATGAGGTTTTGACACataggtattatattttacttctcAACATTGTAACTTGTTTGTATCATATAatggttaataaatatagcaaatTAAAGAGAAGGCCAAAAAACTTTActtttaggtatatattacttaatagTGATATTTTGCCATAAATCGTTGTTGAACTACAATATAGTATTTGTTTGAAAGGAAAAGATAGTCAAAGATAGTCCCATGGTTTCCCTGATTAGTTGCTATTCTCCCTGCCTTTTTAGGACAAAAACTATCTTGGTTCaaaactatctttgtaccaaattttatcccatttggttcagtagtttagtaAAGAAGATACAGACAGGcagaattatttcatatttattatatttgtacagaTGCATTGCATCAAAGAGGaacaataaacaactaaaacaaGTCTTattccattaattaaaaactaacataAAACTTACAGAGGTCAAACATTGGAACAAATCGAGAAGTTTGATGACCCCAGATCTGATGATGAAGACGAAGATAAACCATTTGGTGGATTAGATAGTAAGTGTAATAATATTGGTTGGAGtgacttaattttatacatttacacTATAATTGTGTTAGTTAAATGCATATAACCTTCCTCTACTCATGTTCCATTAAATTACCCAAActcatatataaatgttacctACACCCCCCCAATCTGACTATAAgtgagaaatttaaaaaatgcttatGTTTGTCAGTTCTTatcttcttaatataaaaatccagtgtcctGATGTATGTTACCAACGGGTatgctagtttaatataaaaacctaaataatcttatttgaTGGTAGATAATGGACTGAATAcattcaacaattttttacagATGATTTTGTGTCAGAAGGCCACTTTGGTGGTGGTATTCTATCGAAAACAGAATCAAAAGACGGCGCTAAGTCCCACAAAGACTTGATAGAACAACTGATAGCCGAATCCAAGAAGAGGAAAGCGGAGAAACAGAAGGAAAAAGAACAGACCCTGGATTTGACTGAGAAACTAGATAGCGAGTGGAAGGATTTACAACCAGTAGTTTTTAAGAAGGTTAAAGAAGACTCGTTGATTGATAAGTTGTTGAGTAAAGCGGAGTCTGGACAGGATTACGACAAAATGATGAGGGAACTGAAGTTCGATAGAAGAGGAactgtaagtattttttattttatatgatcaTCCTGCCTTattaacatacttttattacCTTCACCTATATTTGCGTATGACTACTACTGCTACAGACTTCTTTAGATGTACATATTAGACCCACTAtaaatggacagatttaattcaaactttgtatggTTATTAAGGTTTCATGACAATACAGTAATGTTATGAGTATCATCTTATTAACCTGATTGAGATTGCCAGGTTTTAATAATTCCTTGCATatacttgaatatatttagttatttgtttaatttaggTGATCTCATTTAAAATGAACTCTCTTTCTAAacgtaaaatcaattaatacaataaacaaccatcatataataattgttgatTATCTTCATAATTGGTTTAtacttttagaaaatattaaaacatattttcttcaaTACATTAgcaaaataatctttatatatttaaaattgtcgtgtcacaatgttagttaccatactcctctgaaacgattataccgattctcatgaaattttgtgtgcatattggttAGGTCTGAGTATCAGACAACTTCAATTTtacatacctctaaatgatatGTGTAAGGCAAAACAGtatttgccgggtcagctagtggtatgtaaaaaacataaaaaatatttgcaattaaGTTCATAAATCATTTCAGCCATCTGACGCCCTAAAAAGTACAGAGAAGcagaaagaagaagaaaggAAGAAACTAGAAGAGTTAGAGAAGCAAAGACAAGCGAGGATGTTGCCAGAAGATGAGGCTCAGCGGAAAATCGTGCAACCAACTGTAAAGCATaggtttgtttatatatcatcaaaattaataGACAGTTGGGTTAAGCAAGTGGGCAATATCATAGTGGTAAATCCTactatcatatcatatcatatcatatcatactaatattataaatgcgaaagtttgtaaggatgtgtgtgtgtttgttgctctttcacgcaaaaactactgaaccaattgcaattaaatttggtattagatagctggacaactggaataacatataggcaactttttatctcgatatttcTACGGAATTCGGATTcggcatttataattatataaaaaaaaacatttaaatattattatacataaaaatgtgtggcataataaaatgtgctatgcatatattatacttttttttaaacacgcATTAATTAGCATCACCAGCCTCTTGCGACTCCATCTTGACTCACTTTGGCAAAAACACGCGGGTTAAAATCCCGCCTTATAACCAAATTTCTTTACTCTTCAACAATATCTCATATActactttttttttggttggtagcatttttgtgaattaaagaaattagaaaaaaacttgtctttaataaatgaaaaatgtatattcacAGATCAGCTGACGATTTAGACGACAATTTTGAATTGGATgatgaaaaagaaattatgcTGGCTTATGACAAGGATGGAAAACCTCTAGTGCCCGAACATATACTCAAAGATTATAATGGTAAGCTCGTAATAATTGAACGGtccaatttatttgatacatgAATATTGTGTATAAGTAACCTGTGTGTTTAATGatgaaattgtataatgatgttatttaatgtacttttatatttttcagtacCAAAAGCTAGAAACACATTTGATGATGGCGTTTCCGATACATCATCTGAAGATGAAAAAGATGAAGACGATGAAGAAGAAAATGAATCAGACGATGAAGAACAGAAAATGAACGGTGATGTGAGTGAAAGTGGTGATGGAAGTGACGAAGTTGAAGAAAATAGTGACGAAAGTGACAATGAAGTTGAAGAAATACCTGTTACAccagaaaaaattaaaagcaccGGAAACAAAGACGAAATTAACCGTAAACGAAAAATGTCAAATAGCGAAATAGTGACAAAGAAAGCTAAAAGTGAAGAGGACGAATCTGCAGATGAAGTTAttgaaaatcatataaatgaaaataatgaaaattgcaTGAAAGAAAGTACCACTATTATTGGTTCTGATAGTGAGCCTGATGAAAGTTGTGAAAAAGGTGTAAAAAGTGATGAAGATTTGGATGATGGTGAAAGTGATGAAAATGAAGATGAAGAAGTTGATGAGGCTGAAAGTGATgaaaatgataatgataatgagGATAGTGATGAAAATACTGACGATGATGCCGAAAGTGTTAGTGATCGTggtcaaaataataataaagatgaaaATTCAGACGACGAAATATTGGGTTCAGTATTTGAATTGAAGTCGACAGAAGGTGATAAATTAAGGGTAAGTGAAAGAGTGTCATTATGCTGGTCATGGTGTTTTGAATTATTGCATGTcgttgtaatttttaacataacagTAAAATTAGATGAaccaaaaatttttaatgtttgtgtgtgttttatatacatttgttttcaGGAATTATTAACTGGAAAAACACCATCACAGCAATCGACAGCCCtacaaaaattgataaaaagttatgatcCCAGTTTATCGGAAAACAACAAGGAAATCCTTAGTCGACTATTCGCTCATCTACTCCAACATGTTAACGATTTATTCACAAATCTGAAGGAGGAAGgggatattataaaagcgtttttaattttcgacAAACTCGCCCCATATTTCTACGACTTAATGCATGTAAATAAAGTGTTCACGAAGAAATTTATTGCGGAATTATTGAAGGAAAAGTATGACGCGTATCAAAAGAACCCCAGAAAAGTGCCCGATTTGGAcactttgatttttttcaaattaatttcgttATTGTATCCCACATCTGACTTCCGGCATCCTGTCACGACGCCATCTTTAGTTTTCATGGCGAAAATTTTATCTGAATGCAGGTTTAATGACGCTTATTCGGTTTCTAGAGGTCTATTTATTGTAGCTTTAGTTTTGGAATACACAGCCCTGTCAAAACGATTCGTTCCCACCGCGGTTAACTTTTTAAGAGgcattttttatctgtgcgCCAATACCTCTGTATTGAATCCCGTTCAAGTAGTACCTCCTTTCAGATTACACAaagatgttaaaattttaaatttggaacagGATTGCGCCAAACTGGACGTCAATCAGAAAATGGCGGCAAAAGATTTGGTCGCCCGCGAAATAGACGACACTTTTAGGATAAAATGTTTGTCGACTTCCATTTTAATGTTAAGGGAATTTTTCGATAATTATATGGAAATGGAAGCTTTAAAGGCTATTTTCGAGCCGCATATGCAGTTGTTAGGTCGTATTGATTTGGAAATGTATCCCAAGAAAGTTGCCAATATTGTAGAGAAGGTTCTGCAACATATGAAGGAAACATTGGAGACTAAGACGTACACACTTATGGCGAAAGAGAAAGTGAAGCCGAAAGCGCTGCGGTTATATGAACCGGACATCCAAGAAGTGTAAGCTTTTCTTTATACTTTACCATAAACagtagcatttattttatctggaACTAGTATTTCcgcgcggcttcgcacgcgttaaattccgagtaatttaatagatgttattatacatataaaccttcctcttgagtCACTCTATCCGTTGTATAGCTTTAaatatctaagcatacatacgtACAGACGCGAagagcgactttgctttatactatgtagtgataattaGTACATTAAAGtatccattatattttaacagtcGTTGCCACTATCGAGTATGAATAATGCACCATACTCAGCAAAATTCTGCCTTtgcaaatttttttaagaatttttatccTAATCCAGTCAGAGTATGTCAAAAaaccaaaaatcattaaaaggGAGGAGTCAAGCCGTTCAAATATAACTGGTGCATCTatcacgactttcttttatgtaagactagctgcgccccgtggtttcatggtttaaaagttgcctatgtgctaatccagttgtccagctatctacgtaccaaatttcattgcaatcatttcattagtttttgcgttaaactATGCTGAATATTATAATCCGTACAATATATTcagttgttaattaatatagtattttctagtgtttgattttacgcaagtattttatacatttagaaattaaaaacacgctcgctgtaaagtgtttgaaacgtcaggttaataatatgataaatacatcgcgtttaaaatccgttaaaaagtttttaatttctaaatgttaattattattcaaattagttttataggaAGATTGGATAAAAtctaattgtaattaaaaaataataattactcaaTGTATTCAACAGTTTCACTGGCAGCAAGTCATCGAAGTTATCGCGCGAGAACGCACAAAGGGCGCGACTGTTGACCAAATACAAAAGGGAAATGAAGGGAGCCCTCAGGGAGATAAGGAGGGATAAGGCGTATATAGCGTTTGTGAAGATTCGACAGAAGATTCAGAGGTGAGTTGGATGTGGGAGTTTTGgtgttttgttttcttatgggatactagctgcgcaccgcggtttcacccgcgtaaggctgtatcccgtaggaatatcaggataaaaatttgcctatacgttattccatttgtccagctgtctacgtaccaaatatcattgcaatcggttcagtagtttttgcgtgaaagagcaacaaacactcacatccttacaaaatttcgcatttataatattcgtagtaTGGTGATTTTAATTCGTTATGGAATATGGATGTCACCTACATTCACACGAATACGCAAACCCACAAGTGTAGGACGACATTTGGAAATGTTTTTTCCTAATATGAGCGCAAACGTTCATAGATTGTACGAATGTTTGCGCATAAGCGGTAACTTTGCGGGTGTGTAATGGGGtcttaaagtaaattatgttatattctaatttttctaaaatatatttgataaaccaatcgtttatttataatttcttgtcTCTTTTCAGCGACAACGTAAGGAAAGAGAAGGTGAAACAGATCTACAAGGATGCTGCGATACAACAGAGTGAACTGAATAAATTGAAACgaatgaaataatgtatttgtaaatattgtactgagacaataaaatcataattaaatattttaaccttttctttacttatattatagctGCACGCCTTGGCTCTGCATGGCtgttatcgtaattaaaataatataaactattctatcttttaagttggaccaaactACACACTGTcagcaaatttgattaaaactggttgagtagtttaggaatACATCGCGGACAAATGTGATacggaatttatttataagatttggCTGTTTCTTTGTTCGGTTGTAAACACTCATCTTGGAtagtcaaatataaaaattagtcaAAATAAAGAATCTTCGATTTTCGGTtgacaaataaaactaacaatacatattatctaACTACATGTTACGCCCAAAGAGACAAAGtgctaaaaaaatatgagattCCCTCACTTTTAAAGTAGCGTCATGTGCatacctttatttataaagcgcACTAAGGTTGatactaataattattcaatttttaaacttatattttaaagctaaaACATGGTACtagaggaaaaaaaaaacacaattaagagaaaatatgtatattcatttGGTATATAATTggtaaaacaaatttgtagAATGTATTAATACACAACAGTCTTAGTTATCtactaaaatacaatattttaatacgttttatgATAAACTTGTCTATGGTAAGGCACTCTATGGCATCAGAATACGTAAGAGAGAGTCAATAAGTTATCATATATCCGTCCTTTTCTAACCgcgtaaataacaattaacacTTAGTAAAAAGATTGATACAAAAATGCTTGTATATAAATGCTATCTTCATTGAATTCAGTCTCAATTAAAACCCTTATTTAATTGTGCTTTATGTATATTCGGAGTtgtatagtaaaaataattatttaaaaatagatgtcaATACTTTACTAAATACTTCACAAACATTTTGTACTCAACATTTCATcttaaaaatagtttctacAGTTATTAACAAGATAGTGTATATATAGTTTgatcataaaaaatgtgttacaGAAATgatgaatgtaatttttatgcaGTTTAAAATGGTATTTCTTGAATATGTTTTAAGTCAATAGGAAACTAATTTCTGTAAACATAAGGAGGAAATAGCCTTGCATTTGTTTCACAAAAGCTACAGATGAACACATAGTTCAATACATGACTTTTTccttgttttgtttattctatttaagGTTAAATAGGAACGAATTATGTTATGGAGTTCCATAACATAATTGGTTCAtactttcttcttctttttttaatgttctaGAATCTAACTAGATTCTAGAACATTTTCTATCCACCATTTCCATattcatccttacaaaatcTTCTCTTAAAAACCATCAAAGTCAATCTTTCTTAACATTTTGCGGTTCATTCGAATTCAATTTccaaatggaataatttaaacatgtaGCAAATGTCAGCCAGCACAGATATGGTGCCATTAGATAAAGTGTCTTCTTGTTTACTTTGAAGAAACTTAATGTACAGGCCCCAGCCGCTATGTCCAGTGCAAACATGTGGATTAACGCCtgaaaaaagtattaataaaaaaggttagtataaatgtacaaatataatagatttCATGAAAtgccataaataataaaggtatttttattactaatctGTGTATGTGTGCttagtggtgagaacctcagaCTTCAAAAGCtggaataaattgatttttccatttatctgtacatgtggttaacatcatcactgccttaaacggtgaaggaaaacattgtgaggaagccggcatgtccaagaatcaaatgTTTGataacatgtgacatctgccaacccacactttAATGCAGCATACTACAAGTgctataactataaataaatgatattaccAGTCCAAGTTGATGATACTTGAAGAATACGGGTGACCAGGTCCAATTGAAGATGAGCTGCGTTCCAAATAGACTAAGAGGAATAAGAGAGTCTTCTGAAATTTAAAAGGGACATATTAATACTTGTATGTTTAAGCTACATAGACTAACAAAAcccttaaattaaaaataactaattgcTCACCTCAGCTCCACTTAGGTAGAATTTTTCTggcatatattaaaattttttccaaatttattgtataaaattatttttttttatttatgtgcatAAGTTGTTACATGATAACTCTTTGGTACATAAAAACAGCGCTTATGCtacagacatttttttaagttgtcattaatttcttataagataataaatgcatgtaaataaactggactataaaaacaaaaattataataaaaattagtacTAACCCGTAAAACCACCACAGTCTTCATAAACCATATAAGATGCATAGCCCATGCCAGTGTATAAAGCAGTCCAAGCCGGTCCAAATATCCACTTAGGTGGATTCCAGGaaggtttgtttatattgtcaTACCAGGATTTGCCTGCAGGGGACCTGACCTGGCCTGCCATGCTCAGAGCGCTCAACCATCCACCCACATTGGGTAAGGCCAAGGCACCAATTAGTCTCCAATTcaccattttataataaattctgcAAATTATTATAGCTTAACTTTCAATAACgacaatattatgtttgttttgtgaatagaaaagtttaaatttagaatggGTATCTCTATAGATAGTTGAAGTGCTTGTgaatttgataatattgatAACGAGTTAGACAAGTCAACGATCTTAAAATGTTAGACAAAGTAGCTCATACTATGAGTTAttgttaaaagttatatattataacataaacttattataggatttcaaataataatttttagaaatcCTCTAAGTTTGATATAAACTAAACAATCGACGTTCGACAATTTATcgtattgttaaataatatgaatttatccTTATGTTCTCATTTGTaccaacaaatttttaaaattaaaatatacttaccaCTTTGAATCACAATCAAAATAACtcttttttcgttttatcgtaatataataaaatactgtaaatTCTTTCTATCCACCTGCCGGTGATAGTATGGTctactttatttatgattacGATATGTCATATATCACAAAGTAAGTACCTAATATACTATGTAACAGtactaatatagtattatgtaataGTATAGTACGTATAAATGTACTCTGGGAGTATAGAgatcatagattatacacttatatactggtaATAGAGATCTATTATTGCAAACGTACTATGTacctaccacagataacatgaCACGGTAGGGACATGCGGGAAGCGTTTTTGCTTTTTCCTGTGTTGTGAAATCTTAGTACTATAATACTGCTCTTTGATATATGTTTATGATCATGCCTCATGGAATTTCAAAGGTTTACCTTTTCTTATAGTAGAGTATGCTTTTACGCATACCGGGGAAAGGGCCCtgggttatatatatatatattttttttttattatcagacTAACCGTATATACACGGCACCTATCTAAGTATTACTGTGAGAGAGTCTTGCTTTTCACTGAGacttaagattatttattttgagtaATTTGCTTAACTAgtacctatttatttcttttgttacGACTGTATGaagattatagaaaaaaaatatttgtattcatttttcgttttatgtacctattatTTCTCGTGATTCTCGATCGTACAACATAATCTACCTCAATGGAAactaacaaagaaaaaaaaaaacgtatttttacaataaatatcattagtCGTATAAGGAATAGGCTAACGTACATTGATAGATCGTTTCCCATCCTTGTATGATTCCCTTCCACCAGATATCCCTAGACCCACCA
Protein-coding regions in this window:
- the LOC119837907 gene encoding nucleolar protein 14 homolog codes for the protein MAKVKNKRNAGLADKVHKKKADATKKKLNPFEVHINREKIKVLGKKSKHDRGLPGVSRAKAIQKRKETLGTEMKLINKTNTFIDRRIGEKSNNLSAEDRMIARFAAERAKQHSKKSIYNLADDEVLTHRGQTLEQIEKFDDPRSDDEDEDKPFGGLDNDFVSEGHFGGGILSKTESKDGAKSHKDLIEQLIAESKKRKAEKQKEKEQTLDLTEKLDSEWKDLQPVVFKKVKEDSLIDKLLSKAESGQDYDKMMRELKFDRRGTPSDALKSTEKQKEEERKKLEELEKQRQARMLPEDEAQRKIVQPTVKHRSADDLDDNFELDDEKEIMLAYDKDGKPLVPEHILKDYNVPKARNTFDDGVSDTSSEDEKDEDDEEENESDDEEQKMNGDVSESGDGSDEVEENSDESDNEVEEIPVTPEKIKSTGNKDEINRKRKMSNSEIVTKKAKSEEDESADEVIENHINENNENCMKESTTIIGSDSEPDESCEKGVKSDEDLDDGESDENEDEEVDEAESDENDNDNEDSDENTDDDAESVSDRGQNNNKDENSDDEILGSVFELKSTEGDKLRELLTGKTPSQQSTALQKLIKSYDPSLSENNKEILSRLFAHLLQHVNDLFTNLKEEGDIIKAFLIFDKLAPYFYDLMHVNKVFTKKFIAELLKEKYDAYQKNPRKVPDLDTLIFFKLISLLYPTSDFRHPVTTPSLVFMAKILSECRFNDAYSVSRGLFIVALVLEYTALSKRFVPTAVNFLRGIFYLCANTSVLNPVQVVPPFRLHKDVKILNLEQDCAKLDVNQKMAAKDLVAREIDDTFRIKCLSTSILMLREFFDNYMEMEALKAIFEPHMQLLGRIDLEMYPKKVANIVEKVLQHMKETLETKTYTLMAKEKVKPKALRLYEPDIQEVFTGSKSSKLSRENAQRARLLTKYKREMKGALREIRRDKAYIAFVKIRQKIQSDNVRKEKVKQIYKDAAIQQSELNKLKRMK
- the LOC119837809 gene encoding translocator protein-like isoform X1: MRKSILYYKKRIYYKMVNWRLIGALALPNVGGWLSALSMAGQVRSPAGKSWYDNINKPSWNPPKWIFGPAWTALYTGMGYASYMVYEDCGGFTEDSLIPLSLFGTQLIFNWTWSPVFFKYHQLGLALIHMFALDIAAGACTLSFFKVNKKTLYLMAPYLCWLTFATCLNYSIWKLNSNEPQNVKKD
- the LOC119837809 gene encoding translocator protein-like isoform X2, which encodes MVNWRLIGALALPNVGGWLSALSMAGQVRSPAGKSWYDNINKPSWNPPKWIFGPAWTALYTGMGYASYMVYEDCGGFTEDSLIPLSLFGTQLIFNWTWSPVFFKYHQLGLALIHMFALDIAAGACTLSFFKVNKKTLYLMAPYLCWLTFATCLNYSIWKLNSNEPQNVKKD